The Paenibacillus sp. BIC5C1 DNA segment ATTCAGCAAACTGGACAGGAGCAAAACATCTCTTTTAAAAACCTCATACTGGCAACGGGATCTCGCCCGATTGAGCTGCCAGCATTTCCAGTTGGAGGTCGTATCTTGTCTTCCACAGAAGCACTGTCTTTGTCTGAGGTTCCGAGTAGTCTGGTTGTTATCGGCGGAGGATATATTGGTGTGGAGCTTGGACAGATGTATGCCAAATTCGGAACAAAGGTAACGATTCTCGAGGGTGGAGCACAAGTATTGCCCGGATTCGAGGCGGAACTTACAGCACCTGTAGTCAAACAATTGAAGGCGGACGGCATCCACATCGTAACCGGAGCAATTGCTGAAAAGGTGGAGCAGAATGCTGATTCCATTACACTGCATTATTCGAAAAATCAGGAGCAGTACCAGGTTACGGCAGAATATGTATTGGTCACAATCGGCAGGAAACCCAATACAGACGGCCAGTTAGGATTGGAACGCATAGGCGTGTCCGTAACGAATAAGGGACTGATTGAGACGGATGAACAGTGCAGGACGGTTATTCCGCACATTTATGCCATTGGAGATATTACGGCTGGTCCGGCACTCGCTCACAAGGCGTCCTATGAAGCCAAAGTAGCAGCAGAGGCCATTGCGGGTCTTACCTCCAAAGTGGATTACAAGGTGATTCCGCTTGTCGTCTTTTCGGATCCGGAGCTATCCAGTGTTGGAGTAAGTGAGACTGAAGCCAAAGCACAGGCCATTCCGGTGATTATCGGAAAATCTTCTTTTGGGATCAACGGAAGAGCATTGGCATTAAGGGAGACCGAAGGATTTGTGAAAATAGTGGCTGACCCGACCTCGGGAATTGTCATTGGTGCGCAAATCGTTGGCGTGGAGGCATCCACACTGATATCGGAGATCGCACTTGCAATTGAAATGGGTGCAACCGTGGAGGATCTGGCCATGACCATTCACCCTCATCCCACTTTGGGAGAAGTGATCATGGAGGCTGCCGAGAACGCGGTCACCAAAATGAAAAAGCAAAAATAGTCAACAAATTTGACTATACACGAAGATTGGGAATGGGAGAGAAAAAGCATGAAGTTAAAAGCAGGTTTGTACATCGGAATTGCGGTGGTATTCATTGTTGGAGGTTCACTTCTGGCTGTTAAGGGCAAGGATGCTGTAAGTCAGGCCGAGAGCAGGAAACAAGGCTTACTTGAGGCAGAGCAAACGACATTGTTTTATCAGAATAGTCCTGGGGCGATTATAGAGGCTGGTGCATCTGCAGGGGACTCCGTGAAAGAGGGAGAGGTGCTGTTCAAAGTGAAATCAACTGGGGAAGGAGATGTGGATGTACTCGCACCGTATGATGGTTTGGTCGACCGCGTTACTGTGAAGCAGGGAGATCAGGTACAAGCAGGCGTGCCGCTGGCGGTTCTGCAAAAAAATAATTACTATACGGATCTCTATATCCAGGAAAGTGAAATCCAAAAGCTTGAAGTGAATCAAAGCATTGATGTTCATTTTCCGTACTTGGATCAGCCAACACACATGAGCGGGGTGGTTACGTCCATCTCATCTGCCCCACAATTCGCGAGCTTGCGCATGTCACGAGAAAAGGGGCAAGCCGATCTAAGTATGTTTTTGGTCCGAATATCGATGGATTCAAGTGCTGATTTGCTTCCGGGGATGACAGCAGAGGTGAAACTTGATGAAATCACTGATTGACGAGTGGAAGTACGTATCGGGAAGTAAGTATGTTCGATTGATTTTTATCGGCCCGCTTATTGCAGCCTTATTCTTTGGTTTAATGTTCTCGCAGAATCAAATTAGTAAATCGCCAGTTGTGATCATTGATGAGGATCATAGCGAATATTCACGGCAGTTGATCTCCAAAATAAATGCCTCGCAATATATGAGCGTCAAAAGTGTATATGCGAGCC contains these protein-coding regions:
- a CDS encoding HlyD family efflux transporter periplasmic adaptor subunit, with the translated sequence MKLKAGLYIGIAVVFIVGGSLLAVKGKDAVSQAESRKQGLLEAEQTTLFYQNSPGAIIEAGASAGDSVKEGEVLFKVKSTGEGDVDVLAPYDGLVDRVTVKQGDQVQAGVPLAVLQKNNYYTDLYIQESEIQKLEVNQSIDVHFPYLDQPTHMSGVVTSISSAPQFASLRMSREKGQADLSMFLVRISMDSSADLLPGMTAEVKLDEITD
- the lpdA gene encoding dihydrolipoyl dehydrogenase yields the protein MSKLESVDTLVIGSGPGGYVAALRSSQLGMKTAIVERKQLGGVCTHVGCIPSKALIAESHRYDLFRQFNQAGAEATFRIAQDFKQGVVNKQAGGVHYLLKTAGVTILEGNASLVDEHTALIQQTGQEQNISFKNLILATGSRPIELPAFPVGGRILSSTEALSLSEVPSSLVVIGGGYIGVELGQMYAKFGTKVTILEGGAQVLPGFEAELTAPVVKQLKADGIHIVTGAIAEKVEQNADSITLHYSKNQEQYQVTAEYVLVTIGRKPNTDGQLGLERIGVSVTNKGLIETDEQCRTVIPHIYAIGDITAGPALAHKASYEAKVAAEAIAGLTSKVDYKVIPLVVFSDPELSSVGVSETEAKAQAIPVIIGKSSFGINGRALALRETEGFVKIVADPTSGIVIGAQIVGVEASTLISEIALAIEMGATVEDLAMTIHPHPTLGEVIMEAAENAVTKMKKQK